The following DNA comes from Anopheles arabiensis isolate DONGOLA chromosome 3, AaraD3, whole genome shotgun sequence.
TGTTCCGCCATTTATTTAACTTGCCTCACGTAGCAAGTCAATCCCGCTTGCCGAGAGACAGCCGCATCAATTCGATAATTTTGTTACATCCTGTAGGGCTCTGCCCCACTTACGAGGGGCCTTTTCCTTCCCTGTAGCAGTTTATCCGAGGGCGAGCGAGGCAGAAACTCACATTTTACCGAAACcgtgtgatgatgataatcTGCCGCATTACAGTGTTCCTTTTTGATTGACTCACACTCCACTGTGCGGGCCGAAAAATTCAGCACGGGACTTCCCTGTTTGGAAATCCTGTTGAATTTTTCCCTCCTGACCTAGATTTGCTCCTTACTTCAACGGGATGAGGGCTTCATCTTCTCTCTTCCACCGACGTTTTCAGCGCTTTCCGGGGTGGCATTTGGCTACGTCTGGTATGTCAAGCATCGAGCGCCGTTGAAATCTGACACGTCGTGCAGCAACACAGCCGACGGATGCGATGCCCGTATGACAGCGAACAAAGACAAGGAAGCAAGCGCGCTCGAAACAATGAAGCaagcggagagagagagagagacaaaaaaatggggaaaacaaTTGCACTCATTTAAATTTTTCCACTTTTCGTGCGATTTTCCCAaccctcctgctgctgcttcactaAGTATGCCCGGGATTTACTTTTTCCGCCGCTTTCCTTCCCTCCCTGCCACCACACAGTGTGCTAATAGCGCGCACTCAAACGCGGTGTATGGCTTCGGTCTGCCCAGGGATTGTCAGTTCACTTTTGTGCGCCCACTAAGTGCCCCGGCATCGGCTTCGTCAGCTCGGGATCACTGTCAGACGCTTGCAGGCTTTTCCGGCCTCGTTCGCCGTAAGTGAGCTGGGCAATAAAGCTAAGCCCCCTGCTGCCACTTGCCACTTGCCGAGGGGTTTAAGTGACTGaacggaaaataaataaaaaaggataaaGCCTGCCGTAAcagagcaaaaccaaaaaaaaaagaagaaagaaagcaagctTGCAGTATCGGTGCTTTCTCGGTTTACCGTCGTTTGGTGGACGGTTTGCTTTGGACGGTTTACTTCCGTCAAAACCGCGATGCAAAAGGGAAGGAGACTGAGCTGTGGAATCTCATCACTTCATTACGCTCATTTGCAGTTAATTTCGACTCGCCTCGAAGCCCCCGCCCGAGCGGGATTTGGAAGTTGGCAGCCGTTTTCGGAGGGAAGCGATACAATATTGATGAAAAGACAATTTACCACAATGCTTTAAGCGGGGAAGCGTTTTCTTTTAAAGCAGTCTGCTTCTTTTAAGGAATCTTTCCGCCCCACCCGTTTTTCAAGACTGTCTCGACTTTAATTCGGGCACTCTGCCAGATTAATCCGCTCTTCCGACACAAATTCCGACTGCCAGCTAATGCAACCACTCCCTTGCCAACACATGAATAGTTAACGCGAAtgggtttaaaataaattaaaatttaccaTCCGCAAGCGCAGCGTGTACCCGTCACCATGCAACAAGCGTCGTAGGCTAATAATGGCGGGGCTGTGCTTTTCTTAGCAAAAAACTCTCCCATTCCTGCTGGCTGCCAGCGTTGGGTAGGaaaagcaattttccactGCTTACTTTTCCTAGCAAAAGGGTGCTTTACAAGCTTAATGCCATTTCGCTGTTCATTATTTCAGCATGcgaggtgtgtttgtgcgaagtgcctcaacaAGCGTGATATATCTTCATAAAGCAGTTGCTAGGAAACTGTTGGGGTTTTGTCTCtagtgtcggtgtgtgtgttttgtgtgtcccGCACACAACCCACAGCGAGACAGTAATTTATAAAGACATCAAAAATGAAAAGCTCTCGGGATTTTAACGTATGCTCGGGTGTGtgaatgacacacacacagcataaGATAATCATTCTTAATATTCTTCTTTTACGAAACATGGTTTGGtgtattaaaaaagaaacgcacaTGTTTGGACCAGTTGGTACTTAAAGCAACAACGCAAAGGATATTCATAAAGAATTGCAGAAAGCTTCCATAAAACTTCACACAAGCAAGTGGGCATAAATCATTCATAACGGGTGCAGTGATTAATGCTGGCCACCTTTTATTCGGAAAACTCCCcgaatgaaatggaaatgttTCAACTTCTGGGGTTTTAAAAATCCACTCCCCtagcatacacacacccactaaTGATGTTAACTCGGTGCGAAAGCGCTAGGCTAGTGGGCGATATTTAATTtgcaataattaattaataaatgacGCACAGCAAATCCAGCAACAGAATGGGGGTACCGGCTGCATTCGTTTGATCATGCCCAACGTCTGAAATGTATAAATACATGTATAAACATTTGATGTTTACTGAGCTCTTAACAAGCTCCAACAACACGCTGCGTGGCACTGTTTTCATAGTGCAAGAGGAAGTGAAGCTTAAAAAAGCAACGAATAATTttgtcgctttttttgttgttgcattaTCGATGACATCGATCCGAAATAGAATGTTGATTTTCCGATAATACTTTGATTTGCgcgactgttgctgctgtttaaATACGGTCGCCTAATTACTGCTGTTTGACAAGCACACCCCATATGGGCAACACATTAGCCGGGTATTAACCAGGGCACACATAATACCGAccatttgtttgatatttccTATCAAAGTCAGATCAAATCCCTTTCACCAAACACCATCTAGAAAAAGGGCGGGTGCTGGGAGCAATAATGAAAACATATTTGGTTTCATAATGAGCGATGAGGGTAAAAATTAAGCGTTAAATATTGATTCTTCCTGGCGCTTTGGGGCGGGGACTGTTCGATTCGAATGCAACGAGTTGATTTTCAATTATGCGTATTTGCCCCTGTCCGCCATGATGCAATGTTCGTGGGTGTTTTTGCTGCGGTGTTTCCTCCAAACGTGTCATGTTCGTTCCATCAAAGTGCAAAAGTGCACttcaaaatgcaaatgatgcCAATCGTCGCTGGCAAAAAGTGTGCGCCGTGTTGCGGTCGAGCCGCCCCGCCCGGGTGGTGGATGATGGTGGTCGGTGCCGGAATAATGGTGTCAAAATTGAATCGTTATTTAAACGTGCAATATTGAAAACGTCACGTCCCTGACTGGGCTGCGCTTCGAGTTCGACGGAATGTTCGGCAAAGGCTAATTTTGTACAATTGGTTCGGACATATTTCACGCACGCGGGTAATcggtttaaaatgtttttcatgttttctcCGTTTCCCTCTGTTGGTAAATTGTAACTGTGTTTTTGAAGTTTCAATAATGAACGATACATTTATGAAACAATTTTCAACGTCAGGTCAAGCTTTTGTCAAATGCGGTAAAAATGTGTACTTGAAGTTTCAAACAATTCGTAAAACAATcagcctaaaggtatgcaatccaCCTGTCAAATGAGTCATGATAAGCCAACTATGTATTAatgtacattattttaaattttgttcgtCGTTATACTTTCTCCCTTTTTACTTATTTGGGTCAGCATACTACTGAAATTCTCATGCAATCCTAATCAAGATAAAATTTCCCAACGGAATATCTCACAGTGGAAACTACCCATCCTCAAAAATGCACCGAAATCCTAAACAAGCACTTTCAGAGAGGTTTCATCATCACTATCTTGTTCCTCACACAATGAACCAACACTACACAGAACGCCACTCAACGAGCGATCATAATGCTCTGGGAAGAATGTGGCCATCGCACGCACAGCATGATCTTCTTCACTTGCCGGACCGGTTGATAAGATGCATCACATTTGTTTGTATGCGTTCCACAATGCGGTAAGTAGAGAAATCCCCTTTTAGAAGATTTATCGGTACGCCGAAACGGATCACTCAGTCGCTTGCTGGACGCAGGCCGCACTCAAGTTCTAGTCAGCTGATGCTAGTGTAATATTGCGATCGCGAGTAAACGTTCAATTCCTGAACCAAACCAGACTTAACCAACCGAATCCTAAAAAGTATCGGATGACAAACGAAAGAGCTCACGTCGAGCATCGCCGCGTGGATGTGAAATGATTTTGGTTTTATCTCAAAGACCAGGCTTATCTGTGTTTGTACCGGCTGTCCGGCGTTTATCTTGCTGTCAGAAGATTTAGATGCAATTTATGTGCTCCCTTCCCGAAAGCTGCAACAATTGTGGTGCGCTACCGACGAGGTGTTCAGTTCCATTGTAGTGCTCTGCTCGCAAGTAACCTTCCACGAAGTCGCTGGATGGTTAGTGCAGTCAGTGTGTAGAACCGTGATCCGTTGAAGTGATCTTTGGATAGTGATTTTTGGAACAAATTGTAAGTGTCACAGTGAAAAAGTTGTATGTTTAAGTTCTCGTTTGCCTCTGTCCTTGACCTAAATTGCAACCTTATAAAATGGGCTTGAGTCTTCTATTGCGATATCAAGTACAAGCATGCACGCGCACAAATTAAGCTCAATTACCACAACACGCATTAAGGTACCGTGCCACCGTCCGGTAGTCCCGTGCGACTAATTCCGGTAACGTGCCGTCCGTTATTCTGCGCCAGCACTATCAATTGTgtgctaaaaataaaccaacaaCCACCACGGATGATGATCCGCACTGATCCGGGGCACTTGGTCCGTTCTGATTTATGGCAGTGACAACGCAAATCGTTGCTAGGTAGAcatgagcgcgcgcgcgcactctcGCACTTGTGATATCTGCTTAGCGGGCATTTGTTTTTGATCAGAACAACACGGTAGCACATGTCGACTACGTCACGTTTCTCTGTAAACATTTACCATCACGCCACCGAGGGCGGAAAACAGTCACTGCTTCCGGGAGTAATGCTTGGTCTTGATTTTCTCATTTTGGTTTTATTGTATGTAGTGATCTAAAGGAAGTAGTTTACAATGGACGACGAGACAATCTTGCTGGAGGACTCTAGCGTAGAGCTGGCTAGCGTCTCCAACATTGAGAGTACAGCTGCACCTTCCACCTTCAGCCCAGTAACGTTCGTTACACAGATTATTACCGAAACTACCAAGCTATTGATCGATTCGACGACCCAGAGTACGTCTACGATCGTTTCTTCTACAACCGGCCCACCAAGCACAGCAGCCATGGAAACTTCGACGATCACGCCCGAAACAACCGTAACGGATACGTCCACCGTCACCGCAACCGAAAGTATCTTAGCGACCAGCACAATGTCTACCATAACTGAGGCATTGCTATTCTCCTGGTTTGACTACACGATCTTCGCTCTGCTACTACTTCTTTCCACCTTCATCGGTGTGTACTTTGGCTTTCTGTCCAAGATCAAGCAGAACAACAAGAAGGAATATCTGCTCGGGGGTAAAACGATGAACAAATTCCCAGTGTCAGCTTCCCTTATTGCAAGGTTAGTAGAATTGTCCCAGCATGCATAGGATCCTGTGAATCTTAAGCTGTCTACTTCTCCTCACAGTCACGTATCCGGGATTACAATGTTGGGAGTTCCTTCGGAGATGTACAGCCACGGAACGCAGTACTGGATGTTCATCATTCCTGCCTTTACGGTACGGCATCTCGGATACTTGGAAAGATCCTAAAAGCGAACTAACCTTCCGTTTCCCTTTGGACAGGTTGCACTCCTGATGAAAACGATCTATCTGCCAGTGTTCTACGATCTGCAGGTAACGTCCGCCTTCACCTATCTCGAGCTGCGCTTCGACAAGTTCGTCCGTTCGGCGGCAAGTCTGGTGTACGCGCTCCAGTGCATCATCTACATCCCGATCGTGATCTACGTGCCTGCGCTTGCCTTCAGCCAGGTGACGGGCGTTAATCTTCACGTCATCACACCGATCATCTGTGTGATCTGCATCTTCTACACCACGGTCGGTGGACTGCGGGCTGTCGTGTGGACCGATACGCTACAGTTTGTGCTGATGATTGGAGCGTGCATTGCCGTGATTGTGCTGGGCATTAGCTCGGTCGGAGGTTTCATGGAGGTGTGGGAAGCAGCTGACCGTGGAAAGCGCCTCATCTTCTTCAAGTAAGAATATCCTGGACACTGGAAATTTATTATAAAGATACAACACATGCTTTTTCTTTCATCTCTGAAACAGTATGGACCCAAATCCATTCGTTCGAACATCGTTCTGGACGGTCTGCTTCGGTCTGACGACCCTCTGGGTCTCCAACCTTGCAGTGAACCAGGGCTGCGTACAGCGCTTCCTAGCCGTGCCCGACCTCCGGGTGGCCAAAAACTCACTCATCATCTTCACCGCCGGACTGATTTTCGTCAAGAGCTGCTCATGCTTCATCGGCCTGCTAATCTACGCCAAGTACGAGTCGTGTGATCCCTACTCCACGCACAAGATCACCAAGATCGATCAAATCCTGCCGTACTACATCATGGACGTTGGTAGCAAGATTCCCGGCCTACCCGGGCTGTTCGTGTCCGGTATCTTCTCCGCTGCCCTGTCTACGATGTCCtccgtgctgaacacgttAGCCGGTACGATCTACGAAGACTTCATCCACCACCGGATGCCGAATGCAAGCGAGAAGAAGGCCAGCAACATCATGAAGATGTTGGTTGTGGTGTTGGGTTTTCTGGTGCTCGGGCTGGTGTTCGTGGCCGAACGGATGGGACAGGTGATGCACATTGCCATCTCGTCTTCCGGTGTCACTTCCGGTACGATGTTGGGCATGTTCACGGCCGGTATGATATCGCGGCGTATGAACACGAAGGGTATCATCAGTGCGGCCGTTGTGTCGATGGTGCTCACCGGGACGATTATGACCGGAGCTCAGCTTAATCCTAAACCTCCGATGCTTCCGCTACGCACGGATGGATGTGACGCTGGTGTTATCGCTAATGTAACCTCCATTTTGAGCAGCACGGTCCCGGAGACGGTCGAAGGTGACACTATTCCACTCATCTTTAAGCTAAGCTTTATGCACTACTCGCTTTTGGGGTTGATTACCTTCTTCGTGGTCGCGTTCGTGGTCAGTGAACTGACCGGTGGCGGTGACATCAGTGACGAGCGGTTATTGGCACCGTTCCGGCGCAGCCCGGAAAAGCTCGAGAAGGAAATGACGCTGTTGAAGCACAACATCAAGTACGAGGAGATCGATATGGCGCTAAAGGAGCTACAGAAACCGTCGGATATGGAAAAGAAATAGATGCTAGATATGGGGTCAAGTTTGCAGTAATGTTAAAGTAAATAAAGCTAGCAAAATGGTACGTTAGTTCATTGTAATTCATTTCCTGTCAGActtttgcattatttattcCGTTTTTTCCgtaaaagtttttcttttttcatctcatcactaaatgtaaataatttaCTCATTGCTTGTcgttcatatttttatttcaaaacttTACCCGCTTCGGTCTCATCTCTTAGCTCATATTTTATTCGAATTTTCCTTCCCCATCGGTGTCGATGTTCGCTCAAACTTTCCCGGTGACGAGTTCCGTACGCCGACGACGTCGAGCTACTTATTATTCTCTGTGAGCATCTTGTCTTGTTATTCGCCCACGGTTTCACAAACGTCCTTTTCTTCGGCCCTCCCCCCACCAGCATGCTTACGGTGTCCATTTTCCCTTTTGGCCGGGGCTGGTGCGCCTCCCAGCAAAGCTTCCAAACGGTCGGGGGGACTTTCCCGGGCTCACGTTGCTCACGTTCGTAAAATTGTACATTCACAGCACATAAGtcattttggcatttttttgtgttcattGCGTTTCGTTTTTCGCATTCCTGCCTGTTTTTCCTCCGTGGAGCGTGGATGtggaaaagggggaggggggatgtATAAAGCGCGCCGGTACGAACAATACGTGGTGCAGTTCGCAAACTCGAAAGCCATCACGGACGCGTAAGCGCAAGTAAACTTTCAACCCATTCGATGCTGTCGCGTAGCCTAGCAGGGGGATGTTTTGAGTTATTTTTGTCTGAAACGGAATGAAAAGTAtctggtggtgtttttttacgctaaaaaaggtatttttgttttgttttatttttcatttttattgaagaGTACAACTTCAAGTCCAAAATCGTTTTAATGCAacattatttgatattttaaacGCTATACTTACTTCCTTTAAGCTGCTTCAATTTCCTTATCGTTCTACCCCTAACATACAAACTATTTCTACACCCAATGCCACTCCTAATGCCAGAAAATTCTTGCTTCGATCGAAGAAAAGTGAAATGCCGTCTCGTTCgtcccttttttcctgctaACCACGACAAAATCGATGATGAACTTGAAGTTGAGAAATGGTCACATTCTAGCCGCTTTCCTTCGTTACTTTTTGCCTCTCTCTAGCCCTCTCCGTCTTTCTTAAGACTCTCACCCATAAACATCTTAAGGTTTTAAGATTTTTCCGTAACCATTCTGCTACAGTAACAGCTTTCTGCCGTGCCTGCTTTCAGCAGGACTTATTTCGAATTCAAACACGCTCATCATCAAACATCATTCATTTTCGTCGAGAACGAACCGTTCTCTAACTCCAGCCCCTTTCACTCAGCGCTCAGCAATTTTCCAACTGACGAGGATCGATGGATTTTCCTGCCCTCGCAAAACGCAACGATGCGTGCATCCGACGCGACCGTGCGCACTGACTTCCTCCTCCGgagcggagagagagagagaaagcgaaaaaagagGCATCCACCCACACACCGTCCCCAAACACACTACAGGAAACAAACATTCAGACACGCAACAGCCAAACcgaacaaaaataatatttatgcAGTGAAACAGACAACGGCCGGAAACCATTCAATGGTCGCCAAAAATGGTTGCCAGCTCTTCTTCTGCCACGCAGACATTCCAGCTTTGGCTGCAAAAGTGCGTTCCATTTTTCCTGGGGGCGAGCAGCTCTATATTCGTGTACTCTGCATTGACAAATGATGTTTCTATGCTAATGTGGGTGCAAAAGGGAGGGAGGGTGTATTGGTTGGGGAATTTAGACGCAACACCGTTTCATTGTGTTGGACGAAATGGCTTTAAGGTATGCGTTTTATTTGAATGTAAATATTGTATTACAATTTAAAGATTCGAAACGTTTTtgtattgcatacttttaggcgttttcAAAATACAGTGTGAATTCATGCACcttattgcataccttcaggcgttcTATTTACAGGGCTCGTCATACAAGAATCGTACAAAGCATTACGTAAACGTAAAAAGGATTTCAATCGTTAGAATTATTTGTGATATAATACTGAACACAAACAGCACGCAACAGCAATTCACTCATAGTAAGTAGTTTCCACATTTATTGTTATGCTTGAGAGCAGAATAAAAACGGATAGATGATGCTttacaaaataacacatacagcgtaaaaatggaaagaaattgGAAAAGAAAGCGATACAAACTAAAAGTTCGTCGGAACGCAGAGCGATGGTGTCTTACACACCCTTGGACTTGGTTGGTTTGGGctcatcctctctctctctctctctctctctctctctctctaacagacgaataaacaaaaatctcaATTCAATTTGGTGTCTCCTCGGACCACAGGTGTGACAGGCGCGCAGCAGCTAAGGATTACACCGGCAGACGCAGCAGGACGGAAACAGGAACCAGTCCATAAAGATGCCCTTACAGTCGTTGTCCGGATCGTACGCTAGCAGTCGGTGCCATTTGTACTTCTGCTCACAGCCACAGTCGCCGGAGCAACGGTTCGTTTGGGTTTTACTGCTTGGAGCGGAATAGAacggataaaaaaaacacacgttGATGATCACACATCACAGCATCTCGAAGCCACACGGGGGCCATTCTACTTACGAACACACTTCCTGGTGGATCGCCTGCTCAAAGTGTTGCGTGTTGACGATGGCGCGCACCTTGCCGGCCGAATTCGTCGCCCAGTATGGCGTCACTATCTCGATCTTCGATTCGCACGCATCAACCCTGGAGCGcatcaacaaaataaaacaaaaacccaaaacaaaaaaagaataggGTAAACGATCGTAATCGGCGCGCTACTTGAGATCAACCGTCCCTACCTGCCCGTGTTGGATTCGCCCGTGCCGCCACCGTTCCCATTCGCCGGTGTGGCCGTCTGGCGTGCGTTCGTGCCCGATCCACCGCTGCTGGAGCTTCCCCCGCGCCCTCCGCTATTGCTGCCCCGGGAGCTGGTGTTCTGGCGCTTCTTGCGCAGCTTGCTGAAGTACGAGTCGCCCCCGATCCGCACCTCGCCGCCCGGCTCCCCGTACAGGTCCATCAGCTCGGGCAGCAGCGTAaagtcgtcgccgtcgtcgtacGGGTCGCCGGGCGTGCTCCGCTTTCGCTTCCGTCCCGGCCCGGCTGACGGTAACCGTGATGCCATCTCGAAGTCACCGTACATTCGCTTCATTAGTGCTTTGTTCTCGTCGATGAACATCTCAATCTTGTCGCTGGGAAACgagcaaaatgcaaaatatctTACAGTAACAACACCGTTTGATAACTATCTGCTGCTGGGTTCTTCTGGCTGAGAAGCACGCTGAAATGCGGCTGTCAGCGTGTGTGTTGTAGTGATGGGCAAGTGCCTGTTAtattcggagtcggatcgatCCAACATGAGTTGTACATGAACAAACTCTGGACTCATCAATTTCAAATCTGGATGAGTCCGGATAGGTCCGAATCGATCCAAATGAGTACATATCGGAGTTACTTCAGTCTGTTTTCGTGGGGGAGGGACTCCAGACTCATCAACTTCGAATCCAGATCAGTCCGTATTTGTCTGGATGAGTCCGGATGAGTCTAAATGAGTCCAAATGAGTCCAAATGAGTCCGGATTGTTCCGGAATGGTTCCGGATGGATCTGGATGAGTCCGGATGACGGTCCAGTTCGGTTGAGTTCGGGCTAGTAGTTTAGACGGGTATTTTCGGCCTAAGAATCTTATATATTCGAtaccttacagggtttcccaagatttattggttggttcccatcaatttttggtgcgtttccacaattttttgaccgtttcccagaattttttggtccaattgtattgatatccaatcggaaaataccaataaattatgggaacgaaccaaacatctatgggatacgatcaaaaaattgtgggaacgcaccaaaaaatcatgagaACTGttcaataaatcgtggaaaaccctgtatttgaAAAGGATGAACGATAACGGACAGCCATTTTGGGAATTAGGAATTGCATTGCCAACCTAAACTACTAGCCCGAACTCTACCGGACTTGTTAGGATTCACTCGGATCGGGACCGATCCAGACTGATCTTTCCAGAATTGCGGAGTTGAAGGCAGTTAGGATCCGGAGTCGGATTCATATTTTGAGCATCAGAATCAGAGTTGATCTACAACTCCACTCCcgattacccatcactagtgtatTGGCCCCACCAAAGCTGTTGTTCCGTGAATGTCACGGTGAAGACACCTGACGACGTTTTCagcctggtggtggtggtggtggcgcgcGTACATCGCCCCTGTTCGCGTACATCGCGCCCCCGGGGGATGACACAGCTGGCCTTGCCATTCTAATCAACCTGCTGAACTTCTCCTCCCCACGGCGGCGCTCGCCGGGAAACAAATTGAGTGGAAAATCTCTTCACTGTCCGGTGGAATCGAAGTCTTTGAAAATGTCTTCACCGACTCCGTCTCTCTTGCTCTCACTTTCAAACCGCAGAGTGGTGGACGCATCTTGGCGAGCGACGCCAGTGACCTCATTTCGAAATGTCACTTATTTATCTTTCTCATATTTTAGCGCATCCGAGACGGCCTAAGACCGCCGGCGATTGGACCACATTTGAATTCCGGAGGCATTGTGAACTCAAGAAGAGAAGGTGCATAGACACAGACcgacccaaaacaaacaaaaaaagaaggaatcTTTCATCATCTATGAAATTGGCTTTGGCGCTTAAAAAGCGATCGAGCGATCTTGAATGATccgaaaaatttgtttaccCTTAAGTGAGACGTCCGTCGTAAAATATGTACGCCGCAGCagcggaacacacacacactctaatgAATTCTACGTGTCATGTTCCGGCGATCGTTCAGGTTGATGAGGTTCGGTCAGACGTAAGGAAAGAGCGCAATCGCGTAGAGCAGAATTTATGAGCCACTTTACCGCAAACGTCCACACCGTGCGCAGCGTTTATGCGTCCCTGCGTCACGTTTGCGACGTTTTCCGCGACCCTGCCCCTCTT
Coding sequences within:
- the LOC120902994 gene encoding sodium-coupled monocarboxylate transporter 1-like produces the protein MDDETILLEDSSVELASVSNIESTAAPSTFSPVTFVTQIITETTKLLIDSTTQSTSTIVSSTTGPPSTAAMETSTITPETTVTDTSTVTATESILATSTMSTITEALLFSWFDYTIFALLLLLSTFIGVYFGFLSKIKQNNKKEYLLGGKTMNKFPVSASLIASHVSGITMLGVPSEMYSHGTQYWMFIIPAFTVALLMKTIYLPVFYDLQVTSAFTYLELRFDKFVRSAASLVYALQCIIYIPIVIYVPALAFSQVTGVNLHVITPIICVICIFYTTVGGLRAVVWTDTLQFVLMIGACIAVIVLGISSVGGFMEVWEAADRGKRLIFFNMDPNPFVRTSFWTVCFGLTTLWVSNLAVNQGCVQRFLAVPDLRVAKNSLIIFTAGLIFVKSCSCFIGLLIYAKYESCDPYSTHKITKIDQILPYYIMDVGSKIPGLPGLFVSGIFSAALSTMSSVLNTLAGTIYEDFIHHRMPNASEKKASNIMKMLVVVLGFLVLGLVFVAERMGQVMHIAISSSGVTSGTMLGMFTAGMISRRMNTKGIISAAVVSMVLTGTIMTGAQLNPKPPMLPLRTDGCDAGVIANVTSILSSTVPETVEGDTIPLIFKLSFMHYSLLGLITFFVVAFVVSELTGGGDISDERLLAPFRRSPEKLEKEMTLLKHNIKYEEIDMALKELQKPSDMEKK